Proteins encoded by one window of Conger conger chromosome 1, fConCon1.1, whole genome shotgun sequence:
- the atxn3 gene encoding ataxin-3 isoform X1 — MESIFHEKQEGSLCAQHCLNNLLQGEYFTPVELSSIAHQLDEEERMRMAEGGLTSVEYRTFLQQPSGNMDDSGFFSIQVISNALGVWGLELVLFNSPEYQRLMIDPINEKAFICNYKEHWFTVRKLGQQWFNLNSLLTGPELISDTYLALFLAQLQQEGYSIFVIRGNLPDCEAEQILRLMRVEQRQRPKLIGEEAAQSSSGQAAADRGMSVQHMLEVGQGLEEGVIDEDEEELRKALALSRQDMEVEDEEADLRRAIQLSMLGAAGSSQVPETKDEGQVKLSESTANEKLTAEELRKKRQAYFDRQSPQNAQAPTPQQQDSQSTGALAGSAGTWLWNIMAQRSEPQTIVQHEQIGRARQ, encoded by the exons ATGGAGTCTATCTTTCACGAGAAA CAAGAGGGCTCCCTGTGTGCCCAGCATTGTCTGAATAACCTGCTTCAGGGCGAGTACTTCACTCCTGTAGAGCTGTCCTCCATCGCGCATCAGTTAGACGAGGAGGAGAGAATGAGGATGGCGGAGGGAGGCTTAACAAGTGTGGAATACAGAACATTCCTACAG CAGCCTTCTGGAAACATGGATGACAGTGGCTTCTTCTCAATACAA GTCATCAGTAATGCTTTAGGGGTATGGGGCTTGGAGCTGGTCCTCTTCAACAGCCCAGAGTACCAAAGACTGATGATCGACCCAAT aaatgaaaaggCATTTATATGCAACTACAAGGAACACTGGTTTACAGTACGAAAACTAGGACAACAG TGGTTTAATCTGAACTCCTTGTTGACGGGTCCAGAGCTGATTTCAGACACATATCTGGCTCTTTTTCTAGCACAGTTACAGCAAGAAG GGTACTCCATATTTGTGATTAGAGGGAACCTTCCGGACTGTGAGGCGGAGCAGATTCTGCGGCTCATGAGGGTGGAGCAGCGGCAGCGACCCAAGCTGATTGGAGAAGAAGCAGCCCAGTCCAGCAGTGGCCAAGCTGCAGCTGACCGGGG TATGTCAGTGCAACACATGTTGGAGGTGGGGCAGGGTCTGGAAGAGGGTGTAATTGACGAAGATGAGGAGGAATTGCGGAAGGCCCTGGCCCTGAGTCGACAGGACATGGAGGTGGAGGACGAAGAGGCTGATTTACGCAGGGCCATTCAGCTCAGCATGCTCG GTGCAGCAGGGAGCAGTCAAGTACCTGAAACCAAAGATGAGGGGCAAGTCAAGTTGTCGGAGTCCACTGCCAATGAGAAACTAACTGCTGAAGAGCTGCGTAAGAAGAGACAGGCTTATTTTGACAG GCAGTCCCCACAGAATGCACAAGCCCCCACTCCACAACAACAGGACAGCCAAAGCACTGGAGCACTGGCAGGGAGTGCAGGTACATGGCTGTGGAATATAATGGCTCAAAGATCTGAACCGCAGACCATCGTACAACACgaaca
- the atxn3 gene encoding ataxin-3 isoform X2: MESIFHEKQEGSLCAQHCLNNLLQGEYFTPVELSSIAHQLDEEERMRMAEGGLTSVEYRTFLQQPSGNMDDSGFFSIQVISNALGVWGLELVLFNSPEYQRLMIDPINEKAFICNYKEHWFTVRKLGQQWFNLNSLLTGPELISDTYLALFLAQLQQEGYSIFVIRGNLPDCEAEQILRLMRVEQRQRPKLIGEEAAQSSSGQAAADRGMSVQHMLEVGQGLEEGVIDEDEEELRKALALSRQDMEVEDEEADLRRAIQLSMLGAAGSSQVPETKDEGQVKLSESTANEKLTAEELRKKRQAYFDRQSPQNAQAPTPQQQDSQSTGALAGSAELGERDSKQDTVDTETKQSQ, encoded by the exons ATGGAGTCTATCTTTCACGAGAAA CAAGAGGGCTCCCTGTGTGCCCAGCATTGTCTGAATAACCTGCTTCAGGGCGAGTACTTCACTCCTGTAGAGCTGTCCTCCATCGCGCATCAGTTAGACGAGGAGGAGAGAATGAGGATGGCGGAGGGAGGCTTAACAAGTGTGGAATACAGAACATTCCTACAG CAGCCTTCTGGAAACATGGATGACAGTGGCTTCTTCTCAATACAA GTCATCAGTAATGCTTTAGGGGTATGGGGCTTGGAGCTGGTCCTCTTCAACAGCCCAGAGTACCAAAGACTGATGATCGACCCAAT aaatgaaaaggCATTTATATGCAACTACAAGGAACACTGGTTTACAGTACGAAAACTAGGACAACAG TGGTTTAATCTGAACTCCTTGTTGACGGGTCCAGAGCTGATTTCAGACACATATCTGGCTCTTTTTCTAGCACAGTTACAGCAAGAAG GGTACTCCATATTTGTGATTAGAGGGAACCTTCCGGACTGTGAGGCGGAGCAGATTCTGCGGCTCATGAGGGTGGAGCAGCGGCAGCGACCCAAGCTGATTGGAGAAGAAGCAGCCCAGTCCAGCAGTGGCCAAGCTGCAGCTGACCGGGG TATGTCAGTGCAACACATGTTGGAGGTGGGGCAGGGTCTGGAAGAGGGTGTAATTGACGAAGATGAGGAGGAATTGCGGAAGGCCCTGGCCCTGAGTCGACAGGACATGGAGGTGGAGGACGAAGAGGCTGATTTACGCAGGGCCATTCAGCTCAGCATGCTCG GTGCAGCAGGGAGCAGTCAAGTACCTGAAACCAAAGATGAGGGGCAAGTCAAGTTGTCGGAGTCCACTGCCAATGAGAAACTAACTGCTGAAGAGCTGCGTAAGAAGAGACAGGCTTATTTTGACAG GCAGTCCCCACAGAATGCACAAGCCCCCACTCCACAACAACAGGACAGCCAAAGCACTGGAGCACTGGCAGGGAGTGCAG